Below is a window of Pelagicoccus albus DNA.
TCGATGGAAATTCCTTTCCATCCAGAAACGACGGTGACGGTCTTGCCTCCGCGGCCGGACTTCTCGCGGCGAACATCCAAACGGCCCCGATCCTTATTAGTCTTAGGAGCAGGAGTTACTTTCGCGGGCTGAGCCGGCGTTGCCGGGCCACTGGGTAGATCGCCCAAATTCAAAGCTCCAAATGGATTCGACGAAAGTTCGCCGCCCCCATCCGTTCCGATTCGCTTTTTGTTTTTGCCCATCTCAGGAAAAATCGGTTCTCCCTCCGCAACGCCCTTTCGGGATGTCAGTCTCACCCCTGAGATGCGCGAGGGCCTTCAAGTAGCTACGATTCTTGAGAAAATGTTTCAACCGAGCATCCAAATCTTTTCGATGGGTAACTAGAGCCGTATCGACGAAGGTCATACTCTCCTTGATTTGGGCGGCGTCGGCCCGCTCGATGGCATCCTGCAACTTCTCAAGCGAATCTTTGATCTGTTCCTCTATCATCACGATCGCTTCCTTCGCATAACAAAGGACCATACCGCAAGCTCTAGTTCGGGCCAGGTCTCGCTATTGCGACTGGAATCAGCTTTCTGCAGTCCGAGAAGCGGCCTTAGAAATGTAAAAGCTAGGGCCTATCGGAGTTTGACAGTCAAACTCTTAGATTAATTACCCCGTTTTGCTTTACTCCCTACCCTCCTATGCTTAACGCTATTCGTCTTTCCAACTTCGGCCAACTAACGACACCTACAGAAAATTCCAGGAATGGTCACATTCGCTACGCGTTCTAACGCTGACTTGATTGATCTCAACTACGAGAAGTGGAAATCGGATCCCGCTTCGGTAGACGAGAAATGGCAGGCTTTCTTCGAAGGCTTTGAGCTCGCTCTCGCCACAGCGCCCTCTCCAAAATCCTCACAAGGACCCTCCGTCAAGTCTGGCTCCAATGCGGCCAAGCAGATGAACGTCTCGAGTCTCATCTACGCTTACCGTAGCCTCGGACACACTCAGGCCAAGATCAACCCACTAGACGAGACGACTCCACTCAACCCGAGCCTACAGCTCGAAGAGTTCGGCCTTAGCGAAGCGGACCTTAACTCATCCTTCAACTCAGGACACTTCCTCGATGGACAGCCCTTGAAGCTGAAGGACCTGATCGAAGCCCTGAAGAAGACCTATTGTTCTAGCATTGGATACGAGTATATCCACATGCAGAATACAGAAGCCCGCCGTTGGATTCAGTCAAAGATAGAGCCCTTGCAAGGAGCGATCGATTTCTCCGACAAAATAAAGACGCGAATCCTTCGGAAAGTCTTTGCGGCAGAGTCTTTCGAAAGTTTCCTCCATACACGCTACACGGGACAAAAACGCTTCTCGCTGGAAGGCGGGGAAACTCTGATTCCTTGCTTGGACAACGTACTCGAGCACTGCGGACGCC
It encodes the following:
- a CDS encoding translation initiation factor gives rise to the protein MGKNKKRIGTDGGGELSSNPFGALNLGDLPSGPATPAQPAKVTPAPKTNKDRGRLDVRREKSGRGGKTVTVVSGWKGISIDEKQSLAKSIQKRCGVGGAVKNGNIEIQGDKRDEAKEALESAGFRVVFTGG